The genomic DNA CATTGGCTTCCGTGAGCAGGAGTTTGACGAAGCCCATTATGCGAAGGCGGTTGCCGCCCACCTGGGGACCGACCACACCGAGCTCTACGTGACCGCCGAAGACATGCTCTCCGTCATCCCGCTGCTGCCGAAGATATGGGACGAGCCCTTTGCAGACTCTTCACAAATACCCACCTATTGCGTGTCCAGGCTGGCTGGCGGGCACGTGACCGTCAGCCTCTCGGGAGACGGAGGAGATGAGCTGTTCGCGGGCTACGACAGGTATTTCTGGAGCCGCAGGGTGCGCCGCCTTCTGGCTGTTCCGTTGCCCTTGCGCAAGCTGATTGTCGCCGGTCTGCCCCGATCCGTGCTCGCCTCGCTCGGCTCCCTGGGACGCAAGGCGGCCTGGCGCCTCGATGGGTTGGGATGCGCCAGTTTCGCAGAACTCTATCGCTTCCTCGTGTCGCATCAAAAGAAACCGGCGGAATTCGTGCTGGGTGGCTTCGAGCCCGAGGCCGAGCTCTCGCGCAACGCTGACGCGCGCGGCGACATCTTTCATCGCATGACCCTCTGGGACACGGTGAGCTATCTTCCGGACGACATCCTGACCAAGGTGGACCGTGCCAGCATGGCCGTGGGTCTTGAGGCGCGCGTGCCGATTCTCGATCACCGCGTGGTGGAGTTCGCCGCCTCGCTTCCTCTTTCGATGAAGGTGGAGAAGGGCCAGGGGAAGCGGATTCTGCGCAAGGTGTTGTCGCGCCATGTGCCCGACGCCCTGGTGGACCGCCCCAAGAAAGGCTTCGGAGTTCCCATGGAGCGCTGGCTGGGACGGGAGCTGCGGGATTGGAGTGAGTCCCTGCTGGATCAGAACCGCCTCGTACGGCAGGGCTACCTTGACCACCAGGCCGTGAGGCGCATGTGGGAACGATTTCTTGCAGGCGACACGTACTATTGCCACTTTCTCTGGGACATCCTTATGTTTCAGGCGTGGCTGGCCGAATGGGAGGAAAATCGGTGAGAATACTCCTCCTGGCCCCATCCCTGGAAGCTGGCGGCGCAGAGCGTCAACTGGTGGTTCTGGCCAACGGGCTTGCCGCTCGCGGGCATCGGGTTTGTGTTGCGCTGTTTCGCATGACGGGTCCGCTGCTTTCGGATATTTCACGGCAAGTGGTCGTGCACGACCTGCGCAAGGGAGGTCGGGCAGACGTGATAGGCCTGTTGTTGCGGCTGCGCCGCCTGCTTCGTTCAGAGTCGCCAGATGTGCTGTATACTTTTCTAGGCGTACCCAATCTTGCCGGGGTGGTCATGAAGCTTCTCGTCCCCGGCACCTGCTGCCTTGTATCGGTTCGCGCCTCGAATATGGATATGGCCCGGTACGGTACACTGGCCA from Pseudodesulfovibrio aespoeensis Aspo-2 includes the following:
- the asnB gene encoding asparagine synthase (glutamine-hydrolyzing), with product MCGITGFLANSGWPFECIDSMAGAIAHRGPDDSGSWADPGAGIALGHRRLSILDLSALGRQPMVSNCGRFVIAYNGEVYNFRTIRTELRALGHEFKGDSDTEVIVAGMAQWGVQEAVKRFVGMFAFALWDRGERALYLVRDRLGIKPLYYGRVANAFVFGSELKALRAFPGFCNDIDRGALSLYFRHNYIPAPHSIYQGVRKLEPGSILRVQPGGEPSVIRYWSADEVWDRGLQAPFAGSMDEGAERLHDLLADAVGLRMISDVPIGAFLSGGIDSSLVVALMQAQSSRPVKTFSIGFREQEFDEAHYAKAVAAHLGTDHTELYVTAEDMLSVIPLLPKIWDEPFADSSQIPTYCVSRLAGGHVTVSLSGDGGDELFAGYDRYFWSRRVRRLLAVPLPLRKLIVAGLPRSVLASLGSLGRKAAWRLDGLGCASFAELYRFLVSHQKKPAEFVLGGFEPEAELSRNADARGDIFHRMTLWDTVSYLPDDILTKVDRASMAVGLEARVPILDHRVVEFAASLPLSMKVEKGQGKRILRKVLSRHVPDALVDRPKKGFGVPMERWLGRELRDWSESLLDQNRLVRQGYLDHQAVRRMWERFLAGDTYYCHFLWDILMFQAWLAEWEENR